A window of Colius striatus isolate bColStr4 chromosome 29, bColStr4.1.hap1, whole genome shotgun sequence contains these coding sequences:
- the DUSP23 gene encoding dual specificity protein phosphatase 23 isoform X4, with product MAAAEPPNFSWVAAGRLAGLAMPREPGHYRFLLGLGVRHLVSLSERPPPHHGCCPAIRLHRLRVPDFTPPTPEQIQSFVQLVEEANGRGEAVAVHCMLGHGRTGTMLACYLAKAQKMDGADAIREIRRLRPGSIETQEQEQAVIQFCQRLR from the exons ATGGCGGCAGCCGAGCCCCCCAACTTCTCGTGGGTAGCGGCGGGGCGGCTGGCGGGGCTGGCCATGCCGCGGGAGCCGGGCCACTACCGCTTCTTGCTGGGCCTGGGCGTGCGGCACCTGGTGTCGCTGTCGGAGCGGCCGCCCCCGCACCACGGCTGCTGCCCGGCCATCCGGCTCCACCGGCTCCGTGTGCCCGACTTCACTCCCCCGACGCCGGAGCAGATCCAGAGCTTCGTGCAGCTGGTGGAGGAGGCCAACGGCCGAGGCGAG gctgtggctgtgcactGCATGCTGGGGCACGGCCGGACGGGCACCATGCTGGCCTGCTACCTGGCGAAGGCGCAGAAGATGGATGGTGCTGATGCCATCCGGGAGATCCGGCGGCTGCGGCCCGGCTCCATCGAGACGCAGGAGCAGGAGCAAGCCGTGATCCAGTTCTGCCAGCGCCTCCGGTAG
- the DUSP23 gene encoding dual specificity protein phosphatase 23 isoform X2, whose protein sequence is MPSSPLWSAEPTPGTGHRAGALLLSLRVATSAGRAVAATEAVQSLLPCCVTPTKYHIIEETGLKSSNNGLCQANCSPPKLSRGSGQWRRSPQAMAAAEPPNFSWVAAGRLAGLAMPREPGHYRFLLGLGVRHLVSLSERPPPHHGCCPAIRLHRLRVPDFTPPTPEQIQSFVQLVEEANGRGEAVAVHCMLGHGRTGTMLACYLAKAQKMDGADAIREIRRLRPGSIETQEQEQAVIQFCQRLRAGGDGKEL, encoded by the exons ATGCCCAGCAGCCCTTTGTGGTCAGCAGAGCCGACACCGGGTactgggcacagggctggtgcactgctgctctctctcaggGTTGCCACAAGCGCTGGGCGAGCCGTGGCTGCCACAGAAGCTGTGCAatccctccttccctgctgtgtAACCCCCACAAAGTATCACATAATCGAAGAAACCGGCTTGAAAAGCAGCAATAATGGTCTTTGCCAGGCAAACTGCAGCCCGCCAAAGCTCTCGCGTGGCTCAG GCCAGTGGCGCCGGTCCCCGCAGGCGATGGCGGCAGCCGAGCCCCCCAACTTCTCGTGGGTAGCGGCGGGGCGGCTGGCGGGGCTGGCCATGCCGCGGGAGCCGGGCCACTACCGCTTCTTGCTGGGCCTGGGCGTGCGGCACCTGGTGTCGCTGTCGGAGCGGCCGCCCCCGCACCACGGCTGCTGCCCGGCCATCCGGCTCCACCGGCTCCGTGTGCCCGACTTCACTCCCCCGACGCCGGAGCAGATCCAGAGCTTCGTGCAGCTGGTGGAGGAGGCCAACGGCCGAGGCGAG gctgtggctgtgcactGCATGCTGGGGCACGGCCGGACGGGCACCATGCTGGCCTGCTACCTGGCGAAGGCGCAGAAGATGGATGGTGCTGATGCCATCCGGGAGATCCGGCGGCTGCGGCCCGGCTCCATCGAGACGCAGGAGCAGGAGCAAGCCGTGATCCAGTTCTGCCAGCGCCTCCG TGCTGGAGGGGACGGCAAGGAGCTGTGA
- the IGSF9 gene encoding protein turtle homolog A encodes MRWWLRAAVFSLLAGAEGSGQSESRAVVGRVGESAVLGCDLLNAHEARPPLYVIEWVRFGFVLPIFIKFGLYSPRVDPEYVGRVRIEEGASLRIDLLRAEDQGWYECRVLFLDRHSTDADFQNGTWIHLTVNAPPTFLETPPAFVEVREQDTLSLTCTAVGNPQPVVIWKRSDLAVQSGDTVQVRNGTLSIAVVERSSAGTYTCHASSKEGTITHTTRVLVQGPPIIVVPPQNITVNISQDAFLACQAEAYPGNLTYTWFQGSSNVFHLSHLQARVRVLVDGSLFLQRTTPDDAGKYTCIPSNGLWKPPSASAFVTVLYPAQVTTMLPETHLPKGMQGVIRCPTRANPPLLSVSWTRDGRPLELEKLPGWSMRPDGSIIVATGNDDALGVYTCTPYNSYGTAGESQPTRVLLKDPPAFTVRPKEEYFQEVGRELVIPCTAHGDPPPTVTWLKVGSAGKSGAQVDGNSSLVFRPLVKEQHGLWECTATNQVASVSTATSVHVLGTSPHAVTNVSVLPLLLAANISWEPGFDGGYFQRFSVWYTPLVKHLPRAHHDWVSLSVPVGAQHLLVENLQPDMSYQFSVLAQNKLGSGPFSQIVTSVPRGFPVTTVPPEPPAMTMRVFLSPPQALTANETVRGVLLQWEPPAQLSVALSGYGLELRQDKGGWEVLDRSIPSTKTQVLVPGLIKDAFYEFRLVAFAGSYISDPSNTVNVSTAGMEVYPSRTQLPELLPQPVLAGVIGGICFLSVAVIFSTMAACIMNRRRAARMQKRRQDPPLVFSPSKKLPPPHNSHGSGSPDSTVKLKLQPSPCRSLRRTLLWGEKAGTSLGLSIAGASSQYAVYESHIGEHVPLERICRGPDGRFVVETNTEPQDSGFEVLPYAEPEPYPQRDPPGPRREPFLQLPTEKEEEEEEPIWRKGVSLRPRPAGQARRGARATGHRQGRYFGYGSSSPVDEATALCIINISPVASAATLPYSTVEELRDSPGSAEPCPSAASALWDSLPLEGSSQPPLAPLASPGPSLGCSRPPASPPAQSGILQYLSLPFFKEMCVDGDWPPPEEPAAPCLAGGQPESAPSPPPTPAGAGGSPQPVGRMLCPDCIDTCANATSPSAAAFLKPPRVPVGPAKASRPGTAAWTSSPSTGASLWPPTPPAHCLPASCSRTQAMLLAGNTESGSVLGRPLDPVPLEKLLRGSLTSQSSGRGSASFLRPSSLAPSLGGNCLGTPLGDAGSWHSGGSVAEEGRARMDLALGGTGKRRNTSVDENYEWDAEFALESDILEALQLYRGGDPARPVSTIALRDLERHKPGPGSSPVSSASAEALAATSGPPEPSRALRQELGAAQHLREGAEQRRLGPRGCSAERFELATLL; translated from the exons ATGCGGTGGTGGCTGCGCGCCGCCGTCTTCAGCCTGCTCGCCGGCGCTGAGG GCAGCGGCCAGAGCGAGTCCCGGGCCGTGGTGGGAAGAGTCGGGGAGAGCGCGGTGCTGGGCTGCGACCTCCTGAACGCCCACGAGGCGCGTCCCCCTCTCTACGTGATCGAGTGGGTCCGCTTTGGCTTTGTCCTCCCCATCTTCATCAAGTTTGGGCTCTACTCGCCGCGGGTGGATCCGGAGTACGTCG GTCGCGTGCGGATCGAGGAAGGCGCCTCGCTGCGCATCGACCTCCTGCGTGCCGAGGACCAAGGCTGGTACGAGTGCCGTGTGCTCTTCCTGGACCGGCACAGCACCGACGCCGACTTCCAGAACGGCACCTGGATCCATCTCACCGTCAACG CACCCCCCACCTTCCTGGAGACACCTCCTGCGTTTGTGGAGGTGCGGGAGCAGGACACGCTGAGCCTTACCTGCACGGCTGTTGGCAACCCCCAGCCTGTTGTCATCTGGAAGAGGAGCGACCTGGCTGTCCAGAGCGGGGACACAGTGCAG GTGAGGAACGGGACGCTGAGCATCGCCGTGGTGGAGCGCTCCAGTGCAGGCACCTACACCTGCCATGCTTCCAGCAAGGAGGGCACCATCACCCACACCACCCGTGTGCTTGTGCAGG GGCCACCCATCATTGTGGTGCCACCCCAGAACATCACCGTCAATATCTCCCAAGATGCCTTTCTGGCGTGCCAGGCTGAGGCCTACCCAGGAAACCTCACCTACACCTGGTTCCAAGGCAGCAGCAATGTCTTCCACCTCAG CCACCTCCAGGCTCGGGTCCGTGTGCTGGTGGATGGAAGTCTCTTCCTCCAGCGAACGACCCCAGATGACGCCGGCAAGTACACCTGCATCCCCAGCAACGGGCTGTGGAAGCCGCCTTCTGCCTCAGCCTTCGTCACGGTGCTGT ATCCAGCACAAGTGACCACCATGCTCCCAGAGACCCACCTGCCCAAGGGGATGCAGGGTGTGATCCGCTGCCCCACCAGGGCCAACCCCCCTCTGCTCTCTGTCAGCTGGACGAGGGACGGGCGCCCgctggagctggagaag ctccctggctgGTCCATGAGACCAGATGGTTCCATCATCGTTGCGACGGGGAACGACGATGCGCTGGGAGTGTACACGTGCACCCCCTACAACAGCTACGGCACCGCCGGCGAGTCCCAGCCCACGCGTGTCCTGCTGAAG GACCCCCCTGCCTTCACGGTGCGCCCCAAGGAGGAATACTTCCAGGaggtgggcagggagctggtgaTCCCTTGCACAGCTCATGGAGATCCCCCTCCAACTGTCACCTGGCTGAAG GTGGGCAGTGCAGGGAAGAGCGGTGCCCAGGTGGATGGGAACAGCAGCCTTGTCTTCCGCCCGCTTGTCAAGGAGCAGCACGGGCTCTGGGAGTGCACAGCCACCAATCAGGTGGCCAGTGTCAGCACTGCCACCTCTGTCCACGTGCTGG GTACCAGTCCTCATGCTGTTACCAATGTCTCTGTGCTCCCACTCCTGCTGGCAGCCAACATCTCCTGGGAGCCAGGGTTTGACGGGGGCTATTTCCAGAGGTTCAGTGTCTGGTACACACCACT GGTGAAGCATCTGCCTCGGGCCCATCACGACTGGGTGTCGCTCTCGGTGCCAGTCGGGGCTCAGCATCTCTTGGTGGAGAATCTACAGCCAGACATGAGCTACCAGTTCAGCGTCCTGGCCCAGAACAAGCTGGGCAGTGGCCCCTTCAGCCAGATCGTCACCTCTGTGCCCAGGG gctTCCCAGTGACCACAGTGCCTCCAGAGCCGCCTGCCATGACCATGCGCGTGTTCCTGTCCCCGCCGCAGGCTCTGACTGCCAACGAGACTGTGCGTGgggtgctgctgcagtgggaGCCCCCGGCGCAGCTCTCCGTGGCGCTGAGCGGCTACGGGCTGGAGCTGCGGCAGGACAAGGGTGGCTGGGAGGTGCTGGACCGCTCCATTCCCAGCACAAAGACCCAAGTCCTGGTGCCAGGACTCATTAAG GACGCCTTCTACGAGTTCCGACTGGTGGCCTTTGCTGGCAGCTACATCAGCGATCCCAGCAACACAGTGAACGTCTCCACGGCAG GCATGGAGGTGTATCCGTCTCGCACCCAGCTGCCTGAGCTTCTGCCACAGCCGGTGCTGGCTGGGGTGATCGGAGGCATCTGCTTCCTCAGCGTGGCTGTCATCTTCAGCACCATGGCCGCCTGCATCATGAACCGCCGGCGTGCTGCCCGCATGCAGAAGCGAAGGCAAG ATCCACCACTCGTCTTCTCCCCCAGCAAGAAGCTTCCACCTCCACA CAATTCTCATGGCTCTGGTAGCCCAGACAGCACCGtgaagctgaagctgcagcCCTCTCCGTGCCGGAGCCTGCGCCGGACGCTGCTGTGGGGCGAGAAGGCTGGCACCAGCCTGGGTCTGAGCATCGCCGGGGCCAGCTCCCAGTACGCCGTGTACGAGAGCCACATCGGGGAGCACGTGCCCCTGGAGCGGATCTGCCGCGGCCCCGATGGCCGCTTTGTGGTGGAGACCAACACGGAGCCCCAGGACAGCGGCTTCGAGGTGCTGCCCTATGCCGAGCCCGAGCCGTACCCCCAGCGGGACCCCCCAGGGCCACGGCGTGAGCCCTTCCTCCAACTGCCCacggagaaggaggaggaagaggaggagccCATCTGGCGCAAGGGGGTCTCGCTGCGCCCCCGGCCCGCGGGGCAAGCCCGGCGGGGAGCCCGGGCCACCGGCCACCGGCAGGGCCGCTACTTCGGCTacggcagcagcagccctgtggatGAGGCCACAGCGTTGTGCATCATCAACATCAGCCCCGTGGCCTCCGCCGCCACTCTGCCTTACAGCACCGTGGAGGAACTGCGCGACAGCCCTGGCAGCGCTGAGCCCTGCCCAAGCGCTGCCAGCGCCCTGTGGGACTCGCTGCCCCTCGAGGGCTCTTCCCAGCCTCCCCTTGCCCCCCTGGCCTCCCCTGGCCCCAGCCTTGGGTGCAGCCGGCCCCCGGCCAGCCCTCCAGCCCAGAGCGGGATCCTGCAGTACCTGAGCCTGCCCTTCTTCAAAGAGATGTGCGTCGATGGTGACTGGCCACCTCCGGAGGAGCCAGCAGCCCCTTGCCTTGCTGGTGGCCAGCCTGAGTccgcccccagccccccgcCCACcccagcaggggctgggggctcccCGCAGCCCGTGGGGCGAATGCTGTGCCCAGACTGCATTGACACATGTGCCAACGCCACTTCCCCCTCAGCCGCTGCTTTTCTCAAGCCCCCCAGGGTGCCGGTGGGTCCTGCCAAGGCCTCTCGGCCCGGCACTGCTGCCTGGAccagctcccccagcactgGGGCCAGTTTGTGGCCCCCCACCCCACCGGCTCACTGCCTCCccgccagctgcagcaggactcAGGCCATGCTCTTGGCTGGCAACACGGAGTcaggctctgtgctgggcagacCCCTGGATCCTGTTCCTCTGGAGAAGCTGCTGCGGGGCAGTTTGACCAGCCAGAGCAGTGGCCGGGGCAGTGCCTCCTTCCTGCGACCCTCCTCGCTGGCACCATCCCTGGGGGGCAACTGCCTCGGCACCCCTCTTGGGGACGCGGGCAGCTGGCACAGCGGAGGCTCCGTGGCAGAGGAGGGCAGGGCGAGGATGGATCTAGCCCTTGGTGGCACTGGAAAGAG GAGGAACACCTCAGTGGATGAGAACTATGAGTGGGATGCAGAGTTTGCCCTGGAGTCTGACATCCTCGAGGCGCTGCAGCTGTACCGCGGCGGGGACCCGGCACGGCCCGTCTCCACCATCGCCCTCCGCGACCTGGAGCGCCACA AGCCTGGCCCCGGCTCCTCCCCAGTGAGCTCGGCGTCGGCGGAGGCGTTGGCGGCGACCAGCGGCCCCCCGGAGCCCAGCAGGGCCCtgcgccaggagctgggagcagcgCAGCACCTCAGGGAGGGGGCTGAGCAGCGGCGGCTGGGACCCCGCGGGTGCAGCGCTGAGCGCTTTGAGCTGGCCACGCTGCTCTAG
- the DUSP23 gene encoding dual specificity protein phosphatase 23 isoform X1, translating into MPSSPLWSAEPTPGTGHRAGALLLSLRVATSAGRAVAATEAVQSLLPCCVTPTKYHIIEETGLKSSNNGLCQANCSPPKLSRGSGQWRRSPQAMAAAEPPNFSWVAAGRLAGLAMPREPGHYRFLLGLGVRHLVSLSERPPPHHGCCPAIRLHRLRVPDFTPPTPEQIQSFVQLVEEANGRGEAVAVHCMLGHGRTGTMLACYLAKAQKMDGADAIREIRRLRPGSIETQEQEQAVIQFCQRLRNETSGWWHWALLMK; encoded by the exons ATGCCCAGCAGCCCTTTGTGGTCAGCAGAGCCGACACCGGGTactgggcacagggctggtgcactgctgctctctctcaggGTTGCCACAAGCGCTGGGCGAGCCGTGGCTGCCACAGAAGCTGTGCAatccctccttccctgctgtgtAACCCCCACAAAGTATCACATAATCGAAGAAACCGGCTTGAAAAGCAGCAATAATGGTCTTTGCCAGGCAAACTGCAGCCCGCCAAAGCTCTCGCGTGGCTCAG GCCAGTGGCGCCGGTCCCCGCAGGCGATGGCGGCAGCCGAGCCCCCCAACTTCTCGTGGGTAGCGGCGGGGCGGCTGGCGGGGCTGGCCATGCCGCGGGAGCCGGGCCACTACCGCTTCTTGCTGGGCCTGGGCGTGCGGCACCTGGTGTCGCTGTCGGAGCGGCCGCCCCCGCACCACGGCTGCTGCCCGGCCATCCGGCTCCACCGGCTCCGTGTGCCCGACTTCACTCCCCCGACGCCGGAGCAGATCCAGAGCTTCGTGCAGCTGGTGGAGGAGGCCAACGGCCGAGGCGAG gctgtggctgtgcactGCATGCTGGGGCACGGCCGGACGGGCACCATGCTGGCCTGCTACCTGGCGAAGGCGCAGAAGATGGATGGTGCTGATGCCATCCGGGAGATCCGGCGGCTGCGGCCCGGCTCCATCGAGACGCAGGAGCAGGAGCAAGCCGTGATCCAGTTCTGCCAGCGCCTCCG GAATGAAACATCAGGGTGGTGGCACTGGGCACTGCTGATGAAGTGA
- the LOC104556572 gene encoding serum amyloid P-component isoform X9: MQLLSHPLAHKTAGTALHQGSSSPGTNHSTGTMGQLQLWLAILAGLSGIVAQEDLYRKVFVFRKDPSDAYVVLRAKLEQPLQNLTVCLRSYTDLTRPYSLFSYATKVQDNEILLFKPKPGEYRFYVGGKFATFRVPEGRGDWEHVCASWESATGIAEFWLNGKPWPRKGLQRGYTVGAAAAIMLGQEQDAFGGGFDVYNSFSGELADVYLWDTGLSPDKMRAAYQSLRLPPAILAWKSLSYEVKGDVVVKPRLREALGL, from the exons AtgcagctcctctcccaccCTCTGGCCCATAAAAccgcaggcacagccctgcaccaAGGTAGCTCCTCTCCCGGCACGAACCACAGCACCGGGACCATGggccagctgcagctctggcttgCCATCCTGGCTGGGCTCTCGGGGATCGTGGCCCAGGAAG ACCTGTACCGAAAGGTGTTCGTCTTCAGAAAGGACCCCAGCGATGCCTACGTGGTGCTGAGGGCCAAGCTTGAGCAGCCACTGCAGAACCTCACCGTGTGCCTGCGCTCCTACACTGACCTGACCCGGCCCTACAGCCTCTTCTCCTATGCCACCAAGGTGCAGGACAACGAGATCCTCCTCTTCAAGCCCAAACCCGGCGAGTACAGGTTCTATGTGGGGGGCAAGTTCGCCACTTTCCGTGTCCCTGAGGGCCGCGGGGACTGGGAGCACGTCTGCGCCAGCTGGGAGTCGGCCACCGGCATCGCCGAGTTCTGGCTCAACGGGAAGCCCTGGCCCCgcaaggggctgcagaggggctacaccgtgggggcagcagcagccatcatgctggggcaggagcaggatgcTTTTGGGGGCGGCTTCGACGTCTACAACTCCTTCTCAGGTGAGCTGGCTGATGTTTATCTGTGGGACACGGGGCTGTCCCCAGACAAGATGCGAGCTGCCTACCAGTCCCTGCGCCTGCCACCAGCCATCCTGGCCTGGAAGAGCCTGAGCTACGAAGTGAAGGGTGATGTGGTGGTGAAACCCCGGCTCCGGGAGGCGCTGGGGCTGTGA
- the DUSP23 gene encoding dual specificity protein phosphatase 23 isoform X3 has protein sequence MPSSPLWSAEPTPGTGHRAGALLLSLRVATSAGRAVAATEAVQSLLPCCVTPTKYHIIEETGLKSSNNGLCQANCSPPKLSRGSGQWRRSPQAMAAAEPPNFSWVAAGRLAGLAMPREPGHYRFLLGLGVRHLVSLSERPPPHHGCCPAIRLHRLRVPDFTPPTPEQIQSFVQLVEEANGRGEAVAVHCMLGHGRTGTMLACYLAKAQKMDGADAIREIRRLRPGSIETQEQEQAVIQFCQRLR, from the exons ATGCCCAGCAGCCCTTTGTGGTCAGCAGAGCCGACACCGGGTactgggcacagggctggtgcactgctgctctctctcaggGTTGCCACAAGCGCTGGGCGAGCCGTGGCTGCCACAGAAGCTGTGCAatccctccttccctgctgtgtAACCCCCACAAAGTATCACATAATCGAAGAAACCGGCTTGAAAAGCAGCAATAATGGTCTTTGCCAGGCAAACTGCAGCCCGCCAAAGCTCTCGCGTGGCTCAG GCCAGTGGCGCCGGTCCCCGCAGGCGATGGCGGCAGCCGAGCCCCCCAACTTCTCGTGGGTAGCGGCGGGGCGGCTGGCGGGGCTGGCCATGCCGCGGGAGCCGGGCCACTACCGCTTCTTGCTGGGCCTGGGCGTGCGGCACCTGGTGTCGCTGTCGGAGCGGCCGCCCCCGCACCACGGCTGCTGCCCGGCCATCCGGCTCCACCGGCTCCGTGTGCCCGACTTCACTCCCCCGACGCCGGAGCAGATCCAGAGCTTCGTGCAGCTGGTGGAGGAGGCCAACGGCCGAGGCGAG gctgtggctgtgcactGCATGCTGGGGCACGGCCGGACGGGCACCATGCTGGCCTGCTACCTGGCGAAGGCGCAGAAGATGGATGGTGCTGATGCCATCCGGGAGATCCGGCGGCTGCGGCCCGGCTCCATCGAGACGCAGGAGCAGGAGCAAGCCGTGATCCAGTTCTGCCAGCGCCTCCGGTAG